Genomic window (Salvelinus namaycush isolate Seneca chromosome 27, SaNama_1.0, whole genome shotgun sequence):
TTCACATGGATActtcaagagccgtacaaaggaattcccctctCTGTGGAATTGAAGCTGATCAATTGAGGTCAAAGAGAGGTCAAATTCTATGGATTACTAGACAGAGTAGATCTCATGTAATGTTTGACTGCAACTTGGCAACCATCcatgaggcaaacaaagttgttcgtaaactgaaatcacaacaagtgactgaagtttcagcatgttggaaaagatgactcTGAAACTAGTTATCTTTAGTGATGCTTCCCTAGGGAACCTTACAGATGGAGGCACACATGGTGGACATCTAATCGTGTTAATGGGTGAAGGAGGAAGATTCTCACCTATCTGTTAGCAGTCAAAACGGATCAGAAGGGTTGTCCGAAGCACACTTGCTGGAAAAACCCTTGTTCTTGCATAGATGACTATGCCATCTTTTTGACAACTTTGTTCTCAACTGTAGTTTGTCACTTCCAACTACCTACTCTACCTAGTTGATGCTGTcaagtcaaccaagtctgtcacGGAGAAAAGACTTCGTCTTGAGATTAGCACCATCAATTAACTAATTCAAACACAGAGAATCAAACAGATTCTGTGGTCGGAcacaaaggaacagcttgctggctgtctgactgactgaacaGGGAGCAGCCGGTCTTGTGCTCCTAAaggctctcagtaatggaaagtggcagcttgagtaatacaaataaaaactgtcATACACAACACATTTGTAATGGGGAACTTAAATAATACTTGGGACATTTAATTATTTTGTAAAAATGTTTGACTTTAAAGAAAAGTAGGAGATTGTTAGGTtaatgttttaagtatccctatatttctgttattatggCGCTATCACTCTGTTATTAGTACGCCTGCCCAGTAGTCTGACTGAAGATGGACCTGGCCTGAGTGTGATGGAACTATGTACTTTGGTAATACGGTGAAGTAAACTGGAAACTAGTCGTTGTCATTTTGAGTTAACAACCATATTCCAAGGTGATGGTAGTACTATGGGTACAGTAATATACACAAGTAGGCTAATCAGTGCACATTCATGTTATAAACCTAGCATTCTATTTATCATTATTGTGATAATCCAGTAAATGTattgtgaaatgttttttttggcCGTATCACCCTGTTCAACTGCTTACTGTGCTAATGTCTTCCCCCAGCTCATCCAGTTCCTAGTGACCCTGGTGCAGTCCAACAGAGTCCTGGGGATGAAGAGAAAGATGCAAGTCATTTAACATAGCAACCTCTCATTCACTCAAATAGTGGTCAGTTCTTAGAATAACAACCTCTCATTCTCTCATAGTGGTCCGTTTTTATAATAGCAACCTCTCCTTCACTCAAATAGTGGTCCGTTTTTTTAGAATAGCAACCTCTCATTCACTCAAATAGTGGTCCGTTTTTAGAATAGCAACCTCTCTTTCACTCAAATAGTGGTCCGTTTTTAGAATAGCAACCTCTCATTCACTCAAATAGTGGTCCGTTTTTAGAATAGCAACCTCTCATTCACTCAAATAGTGGTCCGTTTTTAGAATAGCAACCTCTCATTCACTCAAATAGTGGTCTGTTTTTTTATAGATTGTTTGTCTGACTCTTGTCTGGTCTCTATGGTACTACAGTCCCCTGATGCTGAACGACAGCAGCTCCGCCCACTCCATGCCAAAGTACAGCAGGCAGTACTCTCTGGAACACCTTCAGGCCTCGCTGCAGGCATCGTCCTCTATCTCTGTGAGTTCACCTTCTGGAACCTAGCCTAGATTGGCACCTTCCGGTGGTAGAAATGGAACAGGCCTGCACTCTTGAAATACTGTAGTAATATCAGATAGGAAGCACTCTTTTTGTATTGtgagtttgggggggggggtcagtctgATTTGAATTCACAGTAATATATTTAGGCCGAATTATGCTATTGATACAGCTGTACTTTACAATTTGAGGGATTTGTAAGGCATGTTTTGATGTAGGCTAGGGAAGTAAGTTACCCAGAATTGTGACGCTCCCCAGGAAAGATGACCAACTCATATCTCAGACATGAGAATGTAGCTACTGTAAGTCTCACTTTTTTAAGGCTCTTAACCAGCCAGAGGTAATGCATTCCGAGAGGTGTGGTTGCTGGAGCACCACTAAGGTGTAATGTTATTTAAGCCTGTGTTACATAACTGATCTTGTTAGGATTTCAGGGCAGATTTAGTATTCTTGTGAACGTGTGTCCTACTCCCAGCCCTCGGGCTCCCCATTCACCAGTACAGGTCTCTTCACGGCGGAGTCGTCACTTAACAACGGCCCCATAATCTCAGATGTCACTGACCTGGCTCAGGCCAGCCATGTGGAGGTCACCAATGAGTGGATGGAGGAAAGGTTAGTGACTGTTAAAATTCAAGAACAACTCCTGACCCTATACCAAAAATACACTAATTAAAAAAAGTCAATTTGTCTTCCTGTCTTCAGCACGAGCCCATTGGTCCACATAAAGGAGGAGCCATCCAGTCACATGTTGGAGGAGGTGTGTCCTGCTGAGGTTGTGATTGGGGGGGCAGGGGTACAGGTTGACACGCCTCTGTCCCCCATCAACTTCATCAACTCCATCCTGCAGGAGAGCAATGAGCCTAATGCGGCCCCTGCCCCCACGACCCCTACGGAGCAGAAGTGTCTCAGCCTCGCCTGTCTAGACAAGTGAGTAATCCCCAGATTATGTCACCGTGACCAGGTTCCACTGCCAGTCTGTCCCTCAGACCCTCCTACCTAACACCTAGCAACAGATTACCACAACGAGCCTAGTTCTCTACCCTaaaaagttatatattttttgttcactTCTTGTTTATCAAATTTGCTCAACACACTGCGGCAACAGCAAGTGATAGGAACGCCACCCAGAGCTTTTAACCGTTGGTCGTCGCGGGGTGTGTCCATCGCTTATGATCCACTTGCATCACACTTGCCTTTCATTACCTTTTATATTCAGTTGTCCCATGCCAGTCGACGTCTGCAGCCAGCCTAATGCCCTAGGTTTCTCCCCACGCGCCACCATCTCTGTGTGTATCACGTCACATTGCATCAGGAGGATGTGCTAGTGACGCAAAGCAGCTCTCCACTGATAAATAGGTCAGCTGTTAGCGCTTTATGCTAGTTTAATAAGCACCGTCGTTCCACAAGCTCTACATAAACAAACCCACTGGCTTGTCCCGAGTGTTGCTAAGTATACACGTCAAAGACTTAGCTAATTCTTTCAAACCAAACATGGATTATTTGTCATTTTAGACACGGTTGTGTTTATTTGTTGCATTTCATCTTGGCTTTTTAGTTGTAGGAACCTGGCTGTTGCTACTAACGGTACATAATAAGCTGCTCAATGTTTAATCAAACTAATGCATACTATATATCTTAATCTATTCATCTATCTTTATGTAGATAAGTTTACGATATATTAGCGATGCTGTTCATCTCTCACCCAAGCATCCTCATTCTTTTTTTAcctcttttttttggggggggggggggttgtctgtCAATGACTTGTACAGTTTCTGTGTCACTGTTGAGATGAAAGTGTTTGTTTTATTGAAATCGTACTCTGATAAAATACATGGATCCTAGACTGtccgtacatttttttttttttttttttttttacaggattCCTTTTTAAACCAGCTGTGAATTCTGTTCCTGTGCCCCCAATGCCCATTCTCATTTTCAGCCAATGAGAAGCCGAGTAGCCTATGTAATCCCCATCCCTGGGCTTTAGTCAACCTATGGGGTGCAGTGTAGTAGTCTGCTCTCCTCTTTCCAGCTGTTGTTCTTTTATCTTTTCAGTTCTACACAGAAGTCAGAGGTCTCCCGCCTCTTCCCCTGCCCCTCCTCGTCTCTACACCTCAGACCTATCCCAGGGTTAGCATTTCAGTTGGCCCACAAACCCTGTTGTGTTGTCATCTCCCAGAATGTTTGATTGGCGCTGCTGTACCTGGCATTGCCACCAGCAACAAGCCCAGAAAACGAACGGTCAAGCCTGTGTGGTCTGTAGTAAGAGAAATAAACAAAGTGATTTGTGTATCTATTGAGCAAATATATTGAATCATTATTGAGGCTTGTATCATTTCTAATAGTTTACCATATCCCTGGATGTTACAACCTTTTCTCTGGATCTACAAGCAGATAGTGCTTCTCAGTATTTGGCACCAACTGAGAATGTCATTGTTGATTATTAACAATGTTTTGAACACACATGGGCTTGAAAAAACAGCTGATTTAGCATGGTTTGTCCAaatgttaatctaactgcatacCGCTCAACCCCATAGGCTACCTTCCATTTAGGTCAAACGGCAATCATTCTGTGAGTGGGTTTTAATGTGACAGGCCCAGTGAACTATAGGCAAACCATTCCACTTTCTGAGCATCAGGTTCACAACTCAGTGATTGCGTGGCCCACTCATTGCTTTTCCAATGGCTTCTGCAGCTCAAATGAAACGAGTTGTTGGTTGATTTGACTCCATTCGTTTTAAGCAGCTAATTTGCTTTAATGCGTGTGGTTAGTCAGGGAGATGTTCCAAGATGAATATGAACCATGTTGATTTCTCTTTTTGGTGTAGGAGTGAGCTGAGTGACCATTTGGACTGCATCGACAATGGCCTGGAAAACCTCCAGACTATCCTGAATGCACAGTCCATCAATTTTGAGTCATCACCCTTCTTTGAAGTAAGTTTTGCCTTTTTCTTAGCCTAATCCCGGATCTGTTTGTGGGACCAGATCGACATCGGGCTACTATATTCTGTCCCAACAACAGTATGCTGAGGCGTTTCTTATGTGGAACACTGACCGGTCAGATTAGAGATTTGTCGCTGCTGGGCATTTCTAGGTGTGTTTTGAAGGGACGGTGGCTTTGTGAAGGATGATGCTAGGTGGTCAACCTGGTGTGAGTGAGGACAATGACTAGATGAAACCAACAAGAGTTAGTTATGGTTCATGTCTATTTTCTAATTCCTCCGGTGTCTTGTTTTTGTTAATCTGCTTCATCTGAACCCCAGGGGATAATAACGTTTTCTACCCACTACTTGTCTTTCAGTTCTTCAGTTCTTCCCTGCCTGGCTCTGAATTCGACCTGGAGAGCCTTGACAGTGTAAGTTAGACAGAATCAAAATCACAATTTATTCGCCAAATACATTTGCATGTACAGGAATTTGACTCTGTGAAATGGTGCTGCGACAATGAACAGAATATACAGAGACGATATACAGACAGAGTTTACACAATCCACATTATGTACACAATGAACACCAAGCTAAAATCTACAGACAACACTATAAGCTGTATTATGAGTTGCGCATACAGAtgtatacacagtgtacaaaacattatgaacacctgctctttcaatgacagtctgaccaggtgaaagctatgatcccttattgatgtcacttcaatcagtgtagatgaaggggaggagacgggttgaagatggatttttaagccttgagacaactgagacatggagtgtgtatgtgtgctattcagagggtgaatgggcaagacaaattacgtgcctttgaacggggtatggtagtaggtgccaggcgtactGATTTGTGTTaagaattgcaacgctgctgggtttttcacgctcaacagcttcctgtgtgtatcaagaatggtccaccacccaaaagacttccagccatcttgacacaaatttaagctgttctgagggaaaaacaGCTCGATATTAGCAAGGTTCTTAATATTTTGACTCTGTGTAAAAAAGTTTCAGTCCAAGGCAAAGGGCAGGATAGCTTGGTGTTCATTGTGTACATACAGTCTGGATTGGGGAAATTCTGAGTGGAAAGAGCAATGTGCAGTTCcttgaatttttttatttaacttttatttaactagacaagtcagttgagaacaaattcttatttacaatgaagggttaccccggccaaaccctgggccaattgtgcgccgccctatgggactcccgatcacagccggttgtgatgcagcccgggatcgaaccagggtctgtagtgacacctctagcactgagatgcagtgccttagaccgctgcgccactcaggatgcATAGTCAGTGGATGAATAGTAAACTGTAGTCCATGAATGAGAAGATCACTGTGGCCCGGTTGGTAAGGGCCACGGCACAAGGGAAGAACCTGTTCAGGTGGTGGGAGGTTTTGGTTGTGATTGACCTGAGGGTGTGGAAGAGGTATGGATATAGACCCTCTGCCTTGGCTGGGCAAGATGATTGTGTCTTTAGCTGTTTACTGCTTTTGTTTTGTTCATGAAATAAGTTAGTCTCACTGTGGCCCCCGTTGTTCTAGATCCAGGACTTGCTTTCATCGGATCCACCTAAAGGGGCTGAGAGAAGTGACAACTACACCGGTAAGAACTCCTAATATACTATATATCACGCTGAATATCCATTTCATTTTTATGTGACATTTGATGGGAGTGACCGTGTGCTGCTACTGCTAGTACCACCGCTGCTAGTACCGCCGCTGCCacttctactgctactgctattacCGCAGCTGTTAGTACCGCCGCTGCCacttctactgctactgctattacCGCAGCTGTTAGTACCGCCGCTGCCacttctactgctactgctattacCGCAGCTGTTAGTACCGCCGCTGCCacttctactgctactgctattacCGCAGCTGTTAGTACCGCCGCTGCCacttctactgctactgctagtacCACCGCTGCTAGTACCGCCGCTGCCacttctactgctactgctattacCGCAGCTGTTAGTACCGCCGCTGCCacttctactgctactgctagtacCGCCGCTGTTAGTAccgctactgctactgctagtacCGCCGCTGCTAGTACCGCCGCTGCcacttctactgctgctgctagtaCCGCCGCTGCCACTTCTGCTGCTAGTACCGCCGCTGCTAGTACCGCCGCTGCcacttctactgctgctgctagtaCCGCCGCTGCCACTTCTGCTGCTAGTACCGCCGCTGCTAGTACCGCCGCTGCCACTTCTATTGCTGCTGCTAGTACCGCCGCTGCcacttctactgctgctgctagtaCCGCCGCTGTCACTACTGCTGCTGTTAGTACCGCCGCTGCCACTTCTGCTGCTGCTAGTACCGCCGCTGCCACTTCTACTGCTAGTACCGTCGCTGCTAGTACTGCCacttctactgctactgctagtacCGCCGCTGTTAGTACCGCcacttctactgctgctgctagtaCCGCCGCTGTTAGTACCGCCGCTGCCACTGCTACTGCTAGTACCGCCGCTgccactactactgctagtacCACCGCTGTTAGTACCGCCGCTGCcacttctactgctgctgctagtaCCACCGCTGTTAGTACCGCCGCTGCcacttctactgctgctgctagtaCCGCCGCTGCCACTGCTACTGCTAGTACCGCCGCTGTTAGTACCGCCGCTGCCACTTCTACTGCTAGTACCGCCGCTGCTAGTACCGCCACTGCTACTGCTAGTACCGCCGctgccactactactgctactgctagtacCGCCGCTGTTAGTACCGCCGCTGCCACTGCTACTGCTAGTACCGCCGCTGCTAGTACCGCCGCTGCCACTTCTACTGCTAGTACCGCCGCTGCTAGTACCGCCACTGCTACTGCTAGTACCGCCGCTgccactactactgctagtacCGCCGCTGTTAGTACCGCCGctgccactactactgctactgctagtacCGCCGCTGCTAGTACCGCCGCTGCCACTTCTACTGCTAGTACCGCCGCTGCTAGTACCGCCGCTGCcacttctactgctgctgctagtaCCGCCGCTGCTAGTACCGGCGCTGCTAGTACCGCcacttctactgctgctgctagtaCCGCCGCTGCTAGTACCGCCacttctactgctactgctagtacCGCCGCTGCTAGTACCGCcacttctactgctgctgctagtaCCGCCGCTGTTAGTACTGCCACTGCTACTGCTAGTACCGCCGCTgccactactactgctagtacCACCGCTGTTAGTACCGCCGCTGCcacttctactgctgctgctagtaCCGCCGCTGCTAGTACCGCCGCTGTTAGTACCGCCGCTGCCACTTCTACTGCTAGTACCGCCGCTGCTAGTACCGCCACTGCTACTGCTAGTACCGCCGctgccactactactgctactgctagtacCGCCGCTGTTAGTACCGCCGctgccactactactgctactgctagtacCGCCGCTGCTAGTACCGCCGCTGCCACTTCTACTGCTAGTACCGCCGCTGCTAGTACCGCCGCTGCcacttctactgctgctgctagtaCCGCCGCTGCTAGTACCGGCGCTGCCACTTCTACTGCTAGTACCGCCGCTGCTAGTACCGCCGCTGCTAGTACCGCCGCTGCCACTTCTACTGCTAGTACCGCCGCTGCTAGTACCGCCGCTGCCACTTCTACTGctactgccaccaccaccatggagTCAAATTCAACACCATTTGATCCCACCCCCATTTTAGAGTCAAAATTACTCTggtttcagttttgtgtttttaatAAACTCGCATGTCATTTTAGATTTCTGTGTTTTGAACAATCAACTCAATTGGAGTACATTTCCACTTTAGTAGGTTACTACCTTTTTTAACACTGTAGGATGTTAAAGTAGTAAAGCCTAATTAGCATATTTCCCACTGCtatttgaatgaatgaatgaatgaatggtcAGGTTACTACCAATTACCGTGACATCTAATTCCTTATGGAATCCAGCCAGAAGGACATCCAACAAACTTTACATCCACCACAACCGGCTGTCAGTGATTGCCAGACTGAAAGGTGTAATTTTAAATGACTACCTAGAACAGGTATACTAACGGCTGCAAAAAATCCAACCACTTACAAATTGggttagtttagaaaaatgtatatttatCTTTGTATACCGTAAGGTCAGTAACGATCaatgtacaaaaacaaacaataaaaaaaaaaatcaacctGCAACAGAGCATGCTGGGAATTTGCTCCAACATCCAAAATTCTCAACTGTTCGCCAAATTTAAGTTTGTGGCAGAACAAGCAGtgcagagaatcattgtaccatttaaaccactgtgaaatatatttttgataACCAAAAATATCGTATTATCAGCTGTTTGAAGCCGAGGAAAAACCCTTCAGCTGtgaaaaacaaaacttaagaatgggaagcaggCAAATGCGTCACGTAGAATGGAGCTACCGCTTCTCCGACTTGCTTTAAATGAGAATGGCTGAtgtataactcacatttctatgtgaatttggtcagatcACCCAAAAAGCAACGTACTCCGCACATACTACATAATATATATTGCGAAAATTCACACGGTTGAATCAACTCTGAAAATGTGCGGCTTAAACTTCTTGCTTTTTTCTCCAAAGAAGTGTAAAGAGGCTGTGGATACTCACCCCATGgatatctctccctgtctctggttACTCTTATGGAGTTAAACGTACTCGTCTCAATCAACTCCAGTTATCAACACTAACTCCAGCAAGCAAGAAGGGATTAAGTTAACTCCAGtagtcaataaaaaataaaaaaaactacacTTTGCTTCCAATTTGCCTTGATTTATATAATACAATGCTGAGCCATTAGATTTAATTATGCTTCTTTCCCTATGGAAAAAAGGGATGATAATCTAATGTGTTTTCATATGTTGATTAACGCAGGGAAGCAGCTTGTCCAGTACACCACCCAGCCAATGTTACTGACTGACCCATTGACCAGTGAGAACGGGGGGGCGGACCTCCCCTCTCTGCTGGAGCTGGAGGGGGACTTATATTTCAGCCAGGACCCTGAAGAGGAACCTACCATCTCACTCCTCACCTCTGACACAGAAGCACCAGACAAGCCCAAATTATCCTAAAGAAACTTTTTATGAAGGGATGTACTAGTATGTTTAATTTTATTTTGTTGTGTTCATGTGCAGATGATGACAAATCAACCTGGTTGAATCCAAATGATGGTTGTTCACTATTCTCTATGAGCTATTGAGCTTCATTCATTTCAAGGCTTAAACTTCCTAGTGAAAGAATTTTGCTTTAGAAGTTCGACTTAAATTACTGCCATGGTTTGTTCAGCGCTTGGAAGTGACTTCCTGGGTTGAATTATCTGTGGTCTTATTGGCGGGCTTTAAATAAAACTACCTAAAAGCTTAATCATTACCAGGTCTAGTTTTAAGCATTGATCACCAAGCACCTTTAACTAGTAGATGTGGAAGTATTCAGAATAATTGTTGTAACAATACAGGGCATAGATTCAGTACATTACTGTTTCTGGGGGAAAAAACACTTCATCTTTTTGTTTCTCTTTTTTCCTGGGAGGGGTATTTTCTTTTACCTATTGATATAAGGGTAGTACCTTAACATTATAAAGTGTTTTAAGTCTTTGTACTGCACCATTATCTTGATTTATTCACATTAGATGCAGAAAGTGTTTTCTTTGACATGTTTTCATTGCATAATTCATAATGGAGTGCTGTTGGTACTTCAGCACCTTTATAGTAATTGAAGTTTTTAATGCTAGAATCCTTTAGTTGCTACATCTAAGCATTCtagaagaatataatttataaaagcctcatgagcttagttcaactgtcgttccccatcagaacccaaaattaacatcttgttttgtttgtaaacaatgtatactgaaccaaaatataaatgcaacaatttaaaagattttattggttacagttcatataagggagtcattcaattgaaattaattaggccttaatctaaggatttcacatgactgggcaagggtGCAGCCATGAATGGGCCTTGTAGGGTGTAGAGGCCCACCAGAATAAGTTTTCCCCCagaaaaggtctttattacagacagaaatactcctcagtttcatcagctgtctgggggACTGGTCTCAGACTAGATGCCAgacgtggaggtcctgggctggcctggttacacgtggtctgcttttgtgaggccggttggacgtactgccaaattctctaaaattactttggaggcggcttatggtacagaaagttgtgacaaaactgcccatTTTAAAGTGGAATTTTGTCACCAGCACAAGTTGGACATGTATAatgttcatgctgtttaatcagattcttgatattcaacacctgtcaggtggatggaatatcttggcaatggagaaatacagggatgtaaacatttgTGCAGaaaatttgagaaaaataagctttttgtttgTATGGAACATTtaatctcatgaaacatgggaccaagtctttacatattgtgtttatattgttgttcagtgtaaatgtaaacaaacactatatagccttaACACGGTTGGgctgtgtttcggaggacgcgcgGCTCTCgactcccgagtccgtacgggagtcacagcgatgagacaagactaac
Coding sequences:
- the LOC120022274 gene encoding heat shock factor protein 1-like, translated to MEFHGGGSGGVVVSGSNVPAFLTKLWTLIEDPDTDPLICWSPNGNSFHVFDQGQFSKEVLPKYFKHNNMTSFVRQLNMYGFRKVVHIEQGGLVKPEKDDMEFQHPYFIRGQEPLLENIKRKVTNVSNVKHEDLKMSSDDVSKILTNVQNIKGKQETIDSQIIAMKHENETLWREVASLRQKHVQQQKVVNKLIQFLVTLVQSNRVLGMKRKIPLMLNDSSSAHSMPKYSRQYSLEHLQASLQASSSISPSGSPFTSTGLFTAESSLNNGPIISDVTDLAQASHVEVTNEWMEESTSPLVHIKEEPSSHMLEEVCPAEVVIGGAGVQVDTPLSPINFINSILQESNEPNAAPAPTTPTEQKCLSLACLDKSELSDHLDCIDNGLENLQTILNAQSINFESSPFFEFFSSSLPGSEFDLESLDSIQDLLSSDPPKGAERSDNYTGKQLVQYTTQPMLLTDPLTSENGGADLPSLLELEGDLYFSQDPEEEPTISLLTSDTEAPDKPKLS